In the Gymnodinialimonas sp. 202GB13-11 genome, one interval contains:
- a CDS encoding fatty acid desaturase family protein produces MPRDTYEKRDYSLTGPEAARAEELGLVSAGWYHSDVPRKVMKDLMQRSDGPATRDTILWIGLLIVSGTGGVLAWGSWWCVPFFLIYGVLYGSACDSRWHECGHGTAFKTQWKNRWVYNLASFMVMRNPVAWRWSHMRHHTDTIIVGRDPEIAIMRPPDIARKALHFIGIPDVFQHFGILLRQAVSGPDEAERGYIPESQIPKAIFWARLFVAVHLAAVVLALATWSLLPLMLIGGPRIYGTWHMVMTGLLQHGALAEDVLDHRLNSRTVLMNPVSRWIYWNMNYHVEHHMYPVVPYHALPRLHAAIKHDLPAPDPSMFHAYREMLGALKRMRTEPGYYLRRDLPPTAKPYREEFHGADAVPAAE; encoded by the coding sequence ATGCCCAGAGATACTTACGAAAAGCGCGACTATTCGTTGACTGGGCCAGAGGCGGCCCGGGCAGAGGAATTGGGGCTGGTCTCGGCCGGTTGGTATCATTCCGACGTGCCACGTAAGGTGATGAAAGACCTGATGCAGCGCAGCGACGGGCCGGCGACGCGGGATACGATTCTGTGGATCGGGTTGCTGATTGTCTCGGGCACGGGCGGGGTGTTGGCCTGGGGCAGCTGGTGGTGCGTGCCGTTTTTCCTCATCTACGGTGTGCTTTACGGCTCGGCCTGCGACAGTCGCTGGCACGAATGTGGGCATGGGACGGCCTTCAAGACGCAATGGAAGAACCGTTGGGTTTATAACCTCGCCAGTTTCATGGTGATGCGGAACCCGGTCGCCTGGCGGTGGAGCCATATGCGGCATCACACAGATACGATCATCGTGGGCCGTGACCCCGAAATCGCGATCATGCGCCCGCCGGATATTGCCCGGAAAGCACTGCATTTCATCGGAATCCCGGATGTGTTCCAGCATTTCGGCATCCTGCTGCGGCAGGCTGTATCTGGCCCCGATGAGGCGGAGCGTGGCTATATCCCGGAAAGCCAGATCCCCAAGGCGATCTTCTGGGCGCGACTGTTCGTGGCGGTGCATCTGGCGGCTGTCGTGCTGGCGTTGGCGACTTGGTCGCTTTTGCCGCTGATGCTGATCGGAGGGCCGCGCATCTACGGGACATGGCACATGGTGATGACCGGTCTGTTGCAGCATGGCGCGTTGGCGGAGGATGTGCTGGATCACCGCCTGAACTCGCGCACGGTTTTGATGAACCCGGTCAGCCGCTGGATCTACTGGAACATGAATTACCATGTGGAGCATCACATGTATCCGGTTGTGCCCTACCACGCGCTGCCGCGCCTGCATGCGGCGATCAAACACGACCTGCCCGCGCCTGATCCCTCCATGTTTCACGCATACCGAGAGATGCTTGGCGCGCTGAAGCGGATGCGGACGGAGCCGGGGTACTATTTGCGACGGGATTTGCCACCGACTGCGAAACCCTACCGGGAGGAGTTTCACGGGGCCGATGCGGTGCCTGCGGCGGAATGA
- a CDS encoding LacI family DNA-binding transcriptional regulator, with amino-acid sequence MAPKSATIQDVAQAAKVSTATVSRALSNPGLLSERTREQVMEAIKTTGYRVNHAARNLRMQRAGAVLILVPNLGKPFYSAILRGISQGFASSDYSILITDTENTPMAEGELVGNFTQGRVDGVVSLDGGLTPQTLDQCRAQGVDSRIVFACEWVDGYAFPSIQSDNRDGARQAIRHLADLGHRKIAHITGPEGNVLTAVRREGALAERTRLGLPARDDWIIRGDFSLECGHTAAERILAMEDRPTAVFCAADMVAFGLIADLAAHGVRVPEDISVVGFDDIDMAGSYVPALTTIRQDRERLGRTAAERLLARLKTPANAPAIEELLPVELVVRGSTAPPA; translated from the coding sequence ATGGCCCCCAAAAGCGCGACGATCCAAGATGTGGCACAGGCGGCGAAGGTTTCGACCGCGACGGTCAGTCGTGCGCTTTCGAACCCCGGCCTTTTGTCCGAACGGACGCGCGAACAGGTGATGGAGGCCATCAAAACCACCGGCTACCGCGTGAACCACGCCGCGCGGAACCTGCGGATGCAGCGCGCGGGCGCGGTCCTGATCCTTGTGCCGAACCTCGGTAAACCTTTCTATTCCGCGATCCTGCGCGGGATCAGCCAAGGGTTTGCGAGCAGCGACTATTCCATCCTGATCACAGACACAGAAAACACCCCGATGGCCGAGGGCGAACTCGTCGGCAATTTCACCCAAGGCCGCGTCGATGGCGTGGTGTCGCTCGACGGCGGTCTGACCCCGCAGACGCTGGACCAATGCCGCGCGCAAGGCGTCGACAGCCGCATCGTATTTGCCTGCGAATGGGTCGACGGCTATGCCTTCCCCTCGATCCAGTCCGACAACCGCGACGGGGCGCGGCAGGCGATCCGCCACCTTGCCGATCTGGGTCATCGCAAGATCGCCCATATCACCGGACCGGAGGGCAACGTGCTGACCGCCGTACGCCGCGAAGGGGCGCTGGCGGAGCGGACCCGCCTTGGTCTGCCCGCGCGCGATGATTGGATCATTCGCGGTGATTTCTCGCTGGAATGCGGCCATACCGCGGCCGAACGCATCCTTGCCATGGAGGACCGGCCCACTGCCGTGTTCTGCGCGGCGGATATGGTGGCCTTCGGCCTGATCGCAGACCTGGCCGCGCACGGGGTGCGGGTGCCTGAGGACATCTCGGTTGTCGGCTTTGACGATATCGATATGGCAGGCAGCTATGTCCCCGCGCTGACCACGATCCGTCAAGATCGGGAGCGTTTGGGCCGCACCGCGGCTGAGCGCCTTTTGGCGCGCCTCAAGACCCCAGCAAACGCCCCCGCCATCGAAGAACTTCTGCCGGTCGAACTGGTTGTCCGAGGCTCCACCGCTCCGCCCGCCTAA
- a CDS encoding dihydrodipicolinate synthase family protein: MKYSRLDAKDHAREHMRGIWAACLNPWRADYSFNEEGFRANIRHWVDDLGIAGLFIAGKQGEFFSMTLEERKRNIEVAVEECDGAAGTIFSASDQNFETVVELAQHAQACGADYVVVHAPVLHFVSAQDEVLYQYYKAICERVDIGIAMWSHPDSGYMMSPELCARIADLPNIVAIKYSVPRPMYAELTRLAGDKIHVSTADEGAWLDNIEELGWKLYLCSSPPYQLQSKGDQRMNEYTRLAFEGRFEEARAVRDSLDPVRDAFKRTKPADKPQAHGKYWQELLGQVGGPVRAPMLNLTEAEKAATREAFEACGLKV; this comes from the coding sequence ATGAAATACAGCCGTTTGGACGCGAAGGATCATGCGCGCGAGCATATGCGCGGGATTTGGGCGGCGTGCCTGAACCCGTGGCGCGCGGATTATTCGTTCAATGAGGAGGGCTTTCGCGCCAACATCCGCCACTGGGTCGATGATCTGGGCATTGCCGGTCTGTTTATCGCGGGCAAGCAGGGCGAGTTCTTCTCCATGACGCTGGAGGAGCGGAAGCGGAATATCGAGGTCGCCGTCGAGGAATGCGATGGGGCGGCAGGCACGATCTTTTCGGCCAGCGACCAGAATTTCGAGACGGTGGTGGAACTGGCCCAACACGCGCAGGCATGCGGTGCGGATTACGTAGTGGTCCATGCGCCAGTGCTGCATTTCGTGAGTGCGCAGGACGAAGTGCTCTACCAGTATTACAAGGCGATTTGCGAGCGCGTTGATATCGGCATCGCGATGTGGAGCCATCCGGACAGTGGCTACATGATGAGCCCCGAGCTGTGTGCACGGATCGCGGATCTGCCGAATATCGTGGCGATCAAGTACTCCGTCCCGCGCCCTATGTACGCCGAGTTGACGCGGCTCGCGGGTGACAAGATCCATGTCTCAACCGCGGATGAGGGCGCTTGGTTGGATAATATCGAGGAGTTGGGCTGGAAGCTCTACCTCTGTTCGTCCCCGCCCTATCAGCTTCAGTCCAAGGGGGATCAGCGGATGAACGAATATACCCGTCTGGCGTTCGAGGGCCGGTTTGAGGAAGCGCGGGCAGTGCGTGACAGCCTTGATCCGGTGCGCGATGCGTTCAAACGCACGAAACCGGCGGACAAGCCGCAGGCCCACGGGAAGTATTGGCAAGAGCTGCTGGGGCAGGTGGGTGGCCCGGTGCGCGCGCCGATGCTTAACCTAACCGAAGCCGAAAAAGCCGCTACGCGGGAGGCGTTTGAGGCGTGCGGCCTGAAGGTCTAG
- a CDS encoding Gfo/Idh/MocA family protein, translated as MTDFAKIGAAVIGTGFIGTVHTQALRRLGVQVKGVLGSSPERGAARAAEIGVPHAYATLEDLLADDTVDVVHVTSPNHAHYGQVKAILQSGKHVICEKPLAMTSAESAEMVEVAKASGKVAAVCYNIRFYPLNQQAHGMVKAGDLGDIRFVTGHYHQDWLAKPTDWNWRLVAEEGGALRSVGDIGTHWVDLTSFVTGLKAEAVMAELATFIPEREKPVGPVETFSSAAGATETAQINTDDAAMIVIRYPNGARGVMSTSQINVGRKNSLQWDVAGAKASAAWDSETPDHLFIGHRDGPNQTLMRDFTLMNDSGVAAATLPPGHVEGFADSFFNFFRAVYADVEAGGRQADSTWATFEDGHYEMRFCDAVVLSAKENRWVRLDEIGG; from the coding sequence ATGACGGATTTTGCGAAGATTGGCGCGGCGGTGATCGGCACGGGCTTTATCGGCACGGTCCACACGCAAGCCCTGCGTCGGCTGGGCGTGCAGGTGAAAGGTGTTCTCGGGTCCTCCCCAGAGCGTGGCGCGGCACGGGCGGCCGAGATTGGCGTGCCCCATGCCTACGCCACGCTCGAGGATCTTTTGGCGGATGACACGGTGGATGTGGTCCACGTCACCTCACCCAACCACGCCCATTACGGGCAGGTAAAAGCTATCCTGCAGTCGGGCAAACATGTGATTTGTGAGAAGCCGCTGGCGATGACCAGTGCCGAGTCCGCCGAGATGGTGGAGGTCGCGAAGGCCTCCGGCAAGGTGGCGGCTGTTTGCTACAACATCCGCTTCTATCCGCTGAACCAACAGGCGCACGGCATGGTCAAGGCGGGCGATCTGGGCGACATCCGGTTTGTGACCGGCCACTACCATCAGGATTGGCTGGCGAAACCGACCGATTGGAATTGGCGTCTGGTCGCGGAAGAGGGCGGCGCGCTGCGTTCGGTCGGCGATATCGGGACGCATTGGGTGGATCTGACCAGCTTTGTGACGGGCCTGAAGGCTGAGGCAGTCATGGCGGAGTTGGCCACGTTCATCCCCGAGCGGGAGAAGCCGGTTGGGCCGGTCGAGACGTTTTCATCCGCCGCCGGTGCCACTGAAACCGCCCAGATCAACACCGACGACGCCGCGATGATCGTGATCCGCTATCCGAACGGCGCGCGCGGTGTGATGAGTACGTCGCAGATCAACGTGGGCCGCAAGAACTCGCTGCAATGGGATGTGGCGGGCGCGAAGGCGTCTGCGGCGTGGGACAGCGAAACGCCGGACCATCTGTTCATCGGGCACCGCGACGGACCGAACCAGACGCTGATGCGGGACTTCACGTTGATGAACGACTCCGGCGTTGCGGCCGCCACTTTGCCGCCCGGTCACGTCGAAGGCTTTGCTGACTCATTTTTCAATTTTTTCAGGGCTGTGTACGCCGATGTGGAAGCGGGCGGGCGGCAAGCGGACAGCACCTGGGCCACGTTCGAGGATGGCCATTACGAGATGCGGTTCTGCGATGCGGTGGTGCTGTCGGCGAAAGAAAACCGCTGGGTGCGGCTGGATGAGATCGGGGGGTAA
- a CDS encoding DUF6455 family protein yields the protein MFFEKFDRSADLVKGMAERTETDLSDPIIASQFKQMVLACSACSDQEACTRLQAENSRLDAAPDYCRNALRFKD from the coding sequence ATGTTTTTTGAGAAATTCGACCGCAGCGCTGATCTGGTCAAAGGCATGGCCGAGCGCACGGAAACTGACCTGAGCGATCCAATTATCGCCTCGCAATTCAAGCAGATGGTTTTGGCCTGCTCGGCCTGTTCGGATCAGGAGGCCTGCACGCGCTTGCAAGCCGAGAATTCGCGGCTAGACGCAGCGCCTGACTATTGTCGCAACGCCCTGCGCTTCAAGGACTAG
- a CDS encoding LacI family DNA-binding transcriptional regulator translates to MRATLKDLARAANVSTATADRALNNRAGVSARTRAIVLQAAHRIGYVAETPASPRPVHLAILLPRGTNAFIEELRHHLRRMASHDGTLTLDFPDIADPTPDAMRTAIEQVAGADGIAVLARHHPLVQDAVQRVTRAGTPVVTLASDLPGSGRLAYIGVDDMRAGRLAGQVITRFLGPRPAGKIALFAGSLSYRAHQEREMGLRQLLSEDAPGLSLLEIRESDENRNQAQAQMAELLSNHDDLVAIYNAGGGTQGIARALKAAERDRGLVFVAHDLTEPNKGLLLDGTLDTVIDQSARAEAAEVLATLTAAARGQDHSFTPPQSNLILRENLPL, encoded by the coding sequence ATGCGCGCAACGCTCAAAGACCTCGCCCGAGCCGCCAATGTCTCGACCGCCACGGCGGACCGGGCGCTCAACAATCGCGCTGGCGTATCGGCACGGACGCGGGCCATCGTTTTGCAGGCGGCGCACCGGATCGGCTATGTCGCCGAAACCCCGGCAAGCCCACGGCCCGTGCACCTTGCTATCCTGCTGCCCCGCGGCACCAACGCGTTCATCGAAGAGCTGCGCCATCACCTCCGGCGTATGGCCAGCCATGACGGCACCCTAACTCTCGATTTCCCAGACATCGCCGATCCAACGCCCGACGCGATGCGTACAGCCATCGAACAGGTGGCCGGGGCCGACGGCATCGCCGTTCTGGCGCGCCATCATCCGCTGGTCCAGGACGCCGTACAGCGGGTGACGCGGGCAGGCACGCCGGTTGTGACACTGGCCTCCGATCTGCCGGGCAGCGGGCGGCTGGCCTATATCGGTGTCGATGACATGCGCGCCGGGCGACTGGCAGGGCAGGTCATTACCCGGTTCCTCGGTCCCCGGCCCGCCGGCAAAATCGCGCTCTTTGCAGGCTCGCTCAGCTATCGCGCCCATCAGGAGCGGGAGATGGGCCTTCGGCAACTTCTTTCGGAAGACGCGCCCGGCCTCAGCCTTCTGGAAATCCGCGAAAGCGACGAAAACCGAAATCAGGCACAGGCACAGATGGCCGAGCTGTTGAGCAATCACGACGATCTGGTTGCCATCTACAATGCAGGCGGCGGCACCCAAGGCATTGCCCGGGCGCTGAAGGCTGCGGAGCGCGACCGGGGACTGGTCTTCGTGGCCCATGATCTGACCGAACCCAACAAGGGCCTGCTGCTCGACGGTACACTCGACACAGTGATCGACCAGTCCGCCCGCGCCGAGGCAGCCGAGGTTCTTGCAACCCTGACGGCCGCCGCACGGGGGCAGGATCACAGTTTCACGCCGCCGCAATCGAACCTGATCCTGCGCGAGAATCTGCCTCTTTAA
- a CDS encoding xanthine dehydrogenase family protein molybdopterin-binding subunit: protein MFDQAKLHIGDSPVDRRAGLRLRGEGCFVADVQLTAPLHLSFARAPVAFGQIRSVELDAAREVEGVCAVHIGGDVEVARALSVNEVLSLEWRPDFPVLAQDRVTGLGQPVVAVLAESAASAMDGAEAVFVDVDEAPAPNLPPLAQKQWRTGDPDAAFAEAAFVVEAQIQHPRLLPSPMETRGIVVEWSADGLTIWLSTQTPHRARSEFASILGIDPAHLRVIAPDVGGAFGMKGSVYPEEVFAVWAAWHHKRAVRWIATRSEDMLSATQGRGLTSRGRLAVAGDGTFLGLDAEVEAPVGSWLPNSGLIPAWNGARILPGPYAIETVDIRTRAVVERSGPVGIYRGAGRPEAACLMERLVDVAAARLNRSAMDLRIQNVHPSSALPVRTATGNLLDSGDYPAAVFQAAEASNYADLLKQRRTAREEGRVFGLGAALYLEPSGEGFEAARVTLGADGRVLVASGSSSQGHGRETAYAQIVADVFDMPPDQVDVIQGDTETCPAGIGAVASRGTAIGGSAVFAAAERVRARQLRGDAAPIVEEVRYENEGQAWGYGVYVVAVEVDRETGVLDVQHVTCLDDAGRMVNPAFVEGQVRGGFAQGLGEALMEQVVYADGQLLSGSLMDYALPRATDIPELKLHKTETPTAMNALGAKGVGEAGTIGAPAAILNAVLDALAPMGVAHLDMPLTPCKIWTAMRAVKENKA, encoded by the coding sequence GTGTGCGGTGCATATCGGCGGGGACGTGGAGGTTGCGCGGGCGCTGAGTGTGAATGAGGTTCTATCGCTTGAGTGGCGCCCGGATTTTCCCGTTCTTGCACAAGATCGTGTCACTGGATTGGGGCAGCCGGTTGTAGCCGTTTTGGCCGAAAGCGCGGCCTCTGCGATGGATGGTGCTGAGGCCGTCTTTGTTGACGTTGACGAGGCACCGGCGCCGAATTTGCCGCCACTGGCGCAAAAGCAATGGCGCACGGGCGACCCTGATGCGGCCTTCGCAGAGGCGGCCTTTGTGGTGGAGGCCCAAATCCAGCATCCGCGGCTGTTACCGTCGCCCATGGAGACGCGGGGGATCGTGGTGGAATGGAGCGCAGACGGCCTCACGATATGGCTGTCGACCCAGACGCCACATCGCGCGCGGTCCGAATTTGCCAGCATTCTGGGAATTGATCCGGCGCACCTTCGGGTGATTGCGCCGGATGTGGGCGGGGCCTTTGGCATGAAAGGCTCGGTCTATCCTGAAGAGGTGTTCGCGGTTTGGGCGGCATGGCATCACAAACGCGCCGTCCGGTGGATTGCCACGCGCAGCGAAGACATGTTGTCTGCAACCCAGGGTCGGGGGCTGACCAGCCGGGGCCGGTTGGCGGTTGCCGGGGACGGGACATTTCTGGGGTTGGACGCAGAGGTAGAGGCACCGGTCGGGTCCTGGCTGCCAAATTCCGGGCTGATCCCGGCGTGGAACGGGGCACGGATATTGCCCGGGCCCTACGCGATTGAGACGGTCGATATTCGCACGCGGGCTGTGGTTGAACGGTCTGGGCCGGTGGGCATTTACCGTGGGGCCGGGCGGCCTGAAGCCGCCTGTCTGATGGAACGCCTTGTTGACGTGGCCGCCGCCCGGCTGAACCGCAGTGCAATGGATCTGCGGATCCAGAATGTGCACCCCTCCAGCGCGTTGCCTGTGCGAACGGCGACGGGCAACCTTCTCGATTCAGGCGATTACCCGGCGGCCGTGTTTCAGGCGGCAGAGGCGTCGAACTACGCCGACTTGCTGAAGCAACGCCGCACCGCCCGCGAGGAGGGGCGGGTGTTCGGCCTTGGCGCGGCCTTGTACCTGGAGCCATCAGGCGAAGGCTTTGAAGCCGCCCGTGTCACGTTGGGCGCGGACGGCCGCGTTCTGGTCGCCAGCGGATCGTCTAGCCAAGGCCATGGGCGGGAGACGGCCTATGCGCAGATCGTGGCAGATGTGTTCGACATGCCGCCCGATCAGGTCGATGTCATCCAAGGCGATACCGAAACATGCCCGGCCGGTATCGGTGCCGTTGCCTCCCGCGGGACGGCGATTGGGGGCAGTGCCGTGTTCGCAGCGGCAGAGCGGGTGCGCGCCCGGCAGCTTCGTGGTGACGCGGCCCCGATCGTCGAAGAGGTCCGATATGAGAATGAAGGCCAGGCCTGGGGCTATGGCGTTTATGTTGTGGCGGTTGAGGTGGACCGAGAGACCGGCGTACTGGATGTGCAGCACGTTACTTGCCTTGATGATGCCGGGCGTATGGTGAACCCGGCCTTTGTGGAGGGGCAGGTGCGCGGCGGCTTTGCGCAAGGCTTGGGCGAGGCCCTGATGGAGCAGGTTGTCTACGCCGATGGTCAGTTGTTGAGTGGTTCGCTGATGGATTACGCCCTGCCGAGGGCCACCGACATTCCTGAGTTGAAGCTTCACAAGACCGAGACGCCCACGGCGATGAACGCTTTGGGCGCTAAAGGTGTGGGTGAGGCGGGCACAATCGGCGCGCCTGCTGCGATCCTGAATGCGGTGCTGGATGCGCTGGCCCCCATGGGCGTGGCGCATCTGGATATGCCGCTGACCCCGTGCAAGATTTGGACGGCCATGCGCGCCGTAAAGGAGAATAAGGCATGA
- a CDS encoding SDR family NAD(P)-dependent oxidoreductase → MGASRGGIGTAIASAFRDAGAHVQITGVEAAPDPDDGFAYTQLDVTDTDAVRAFAVGITRLDVLVNCAAITRRGEEMDPEFFSHVLNVNLVGSLRCAEALQGALKGGAVINIASMYARFGSPRNPAYGASKAGVEQMTKSLAIAWAEHGIRVNAIAPGFIVTEQSARARQDESFTKGIEERTPMGRWGQPGDIAGAALFLASDSAGFITGVTLPVDGGYSVV, encoded by the coding sequence GTGGGCGCGAGCCGCGGTGGAATCGGCACTGCGATAGCCAGTGCGTTCCGTGACGCGGGCGCGCATGTGCAAATCACGGGCGTTGAGGCTGCGCCGGATCCGGATGACGGCTTTGCCTATACGCAACTTGATGTCACCGATACCGATGCGGTGCGTGCCTTCGCGGTCGGGATAACGCGGCTGGACGTGTTGGTGAATTGTGCGGCCATCACGCGCCGCGGCGAAGAGATGGATCCGGAGTTCTTCTCGCACGTCTTGAATGTGAACCTTGTGGGCTCCCTGCGGTGCGCGGAGGCGTTGCAGGGCGCGTTGAAGGGTGGGGCGGTGATCAACATCGCATCAATGTATGCGCGCTTTGGCTCGCCCCGGAACCCAGCTTACGGCGCCAGCAAGGCCGGGGTGGAGCAGATGACGAAGTCACTGGCTATCGCCTGGGCCGAGCATGGCATTCGTGTGAATGCGATAGCCCCCGGCTTTATCGTAACGGAGCAATCCGCGCGCGCCCGGCAGGATGAGAGTTTCACCAAAGGGATCGAAGAGCGCACGCCCATGGGTCGTTGGGGTCAGCCGGGCGACATTGCGGGGGCAGCGCTGTTTCTGGCGAGTGACTCGGCGGGGTTCATCACCGGCGTCACGCTTCCGGTCGATGGGGGATATTCTGTTGTCTGA
- a CDS encoding SDR family oxidoreductase → MSDLSRKVVLVTGAARGIGAAISTSCEAAGAEVIGVDRDPCGGIVADLAEPDAPGRVMEKAIAEAGRVDGLVNAAGITTRASFVDADMARFDALVAVNFRAPFFLMSGLIRHLKGRGAPGSIVNIQSMNAHCGVPDLAIYAGTKGGLQTLTKNAAHHHMVDRIRVNGINLGWVATETEAALHAAEKGPDWLEAQGRAQPLGRFITAEECAAQAVWMLSDASAPMTGTCVDLEQWVAGAPPC, encoded by the coding sequence ATGAGTGATTTATCCAGAAAAGTGGTGCTTGTGACTGGCGCGGCGAGGGGCATCGGGGCGGCGATTTCCACGTCCTGCGAAGCGGCGGGGGCTGAGGTGATTGGGGTGGATCGCGACCCATGTGGCGGGATCGTCGCCGATCTCGCGGAACCAGATGCGCCCGGGCGGGTGATGGAGAAGGCAATCGCGGAGGCTGGTCGCGTCGACGGTTTGGTGAATGCCGCAGGGATCACAACGCGTGCCTCTTTCGTGGATGCCGATATGGCTCGGTTTGACGCACTGGTCGCTGTGAATTTCCGTGCGCCGTTTTTCCTGATGTCGGGGCTGATCCGCCATCTGAAAGGGCGGGGCGCGCCGGGGTCCATCGTGAATATCCAGTCGATGAACGCCCATTGCGGGGTGCCGGATCTGGCGATTTATGCGGGCACAAAGGGTGGATTGCAGACGCTGACGAAGAATGCGGCGCACCATCACATGGTGGACCGCATTCGGGTGAACGGGATCAACCTTGGTTGGGTGGCGACGGAGACGGAGGCCGCGCTGCATGCGGCCGAGAAGGGGCCAGATTGGCTTGAAGCGCAGGGCAGGGCGCAGCCGTTGGGACGCTTCATCACAGCCGAGGAATGTGCGGCGCAAGCTGTGTGGATGCTGTCCGACGCCTCGGCCCCGATGACAGGCACGTGCGTAGATCTGGAGCAATGGGTCGCGGGCGCGCCGCCATGTTAG